The Sulfuricurvum sp. genome contains a region encoding:
- the hemA gene encoding glutamyl-tRNA reductase has protein sequence MHYLIISFSHKNSTLAQREKLAFADDNAKLKMLEVINAHTNINESMILSTCNRMEIYCSCSHVEEASEHLLSLLSQHSNTPSDELKARADMLDNYGAIHHFFSVASSLDSMIVGETQIAGQLKDAFKLSNENGYCGVKLARALQSAQKCAAEIRNATDISSRPVSIASVAVSKARECVGGFAGKRALVIGSGEMSVITCKHLSAGGADVTVMNRTFSKAEAIAAECGAKVRSYEEIAYAINEYPILFTSTGSLSPIITDAMIEGCSYDRYWFDMAVPRDIECHTQEWGIHLYVIDDLKDIVSANIAMREDEARASFVLISRHTAAFFEWLKALSIEPLIKNVYQRAYTSAHAESVRVIENGYLPKEYEHVLHKATTQALKRFLHPITEQMRSHSDPMRTDALIEALSFLMNDDQNF, from the coding sequence ATGCACTATCTAATCATCAGTTTTTCTCATAAAAACTCAACCTTAGCGCAACGTGAAAAACTTGCTTTTGCCGATGATAATGCGAAGCTAAAAATGCTTGAAGTTATTAATGCTCATACCAATATTAATGAGTCGATGATTCTCTCTACGTGTAATCGGATGGAGATATATTGCAGTTGTTCCCATGTGGAAGAGGCGAGTGAACATTTGTTATCATTACTTTCACAACACTCAAATACCCCATCGGATGAGCTCAAAGCACGTGCCGATATGCTTGATAATTATGGGGCAATTCACCATTTTTTTAGTGTTGCCAGTTCTTTGGATTCTATGATTGTCGGTGAGACCCAAATTGCAGGTCAGCTCAAAGATGCCTTTAAGCTCTCTAATGAAAACGGCTATTGTGGAGTTAAGCTTGCCCGTGCATTGCAGTCGGCACAAAAATGTGCTGCTGAAATTCGTAATGCAACCGATATCTCATCACGTCCTGTTTCGATTGCGAGTGTTGCGGTAAGCAAAGCCCGTGAATGTGTAGGAGGATTTGCGGGTAAGCGGGCATTAGTTATCGGGTCGGGTGAGATGTCGGTGATTACCTGTAAACATCTGAGTGCCGGAGGTGCTGATGTAACGGTGATGAACCGCACGTTTAGCAAAGCTGAAGCGATTGCTGCGGAGTGCGGAGCGAAAGTGCGCTCTTACGAAGAGATTGCTTATGCGATTAACGAATATCCGATTCTTTTTACCTCTACAGGCTCGCTTTCACCCATTATCACCGATGCTATGATCGAGGGGTGCTCGTATGATCGGTATTGGTTTGATATGGCAGTACCTCGCGATATCGAGTGTCATACCCAAGAGTGGGGAATCCATCTCTATGTTATCGATGATCTTAAAGATATTGTGAGTGCTAATATCGCGATGCGTGAAGATGAAGCGCGTGCTTCGTTTGTCCTTATCAGCCGTCATACCGCCGCTTTTTTTGAGTGGCTCAAAGCCCTCTCTATCGAGCCGTTAATCAAAAATGTTTATCAGCGTGCCTATACGTCGGCTCATGCAGAGAGTGTGCGGGTTATCGAGAACGGATATTTACCGAAAGAGTATGAACACGTACTTCATAAAGCGACGACACAAGCGTTAAAACGTTTTTTACACCCAATAACAGAACAGATGCGTTCACACAGTGATCCGATGCGAACCGATGCACTAATCGAAGCGTTAAGCTTTTTGATGAATGACGATCAAAATTTTTAA
- a CDS encoding proline--tRNA ligase gives MRFSKAYIPTTKESPKDAQLPSHIYLSRAGFVTQVAAGLYNFLPLGKRVLRKIENIINEEMALCGAQEVDLSFVTPAELWQESGRIEKFGKELLRFRDRKENLFVLGPTHEEMMVSIVRNRVTSYKQLPLNLYQIKTKFRDEARPRFGLMRGREFVMKDGYSFHSSTEDLDREFDAMEGAYKRILERLGLEFRIVEADSGAIGGTGSKELMVLAGSGEDTLAVCDSCEYGANVEAARRASRTVIPEAPKADFIRFKTPNIKSIDDLSAFFHVDSYYTLKAVVKRAVYTEGSELVCFFMRGCDELQEVKGRNSIGAIDLVDASEEELIEIGLVPGFVGPLDQDKIRVIMDNDTRDATSMICGANEMDYHFAGVNLCVMAEAHFADLASVQEGDGCPHCSGKLTYTKGIEVGHIFKLGTVYSAPLGANYLDENGRSTPFIMGTYGMGVSRLVAAVIEQHHDEKGCIWTHATAPYLVNVMVSNVKEEAHVAYAEELYKALQNKGIEVIFDDRKERFGFKMSDAELIGFPFTIIVGKELDNGSVQILIRKTSEIITVNADEVMAKIMELVG, from the coding sequence ATGCGTTTTAGTAAAGCCTATATCCCAACGACCAAAGAATCTCCAAAAGATGCACAACTACCGAGCCATATCTATCTCTCCCGTGCCGGATTTGTGACACAAGTAGCCGCAGGTTTGTATAATTTCCTCCCATTAGGCAAACGTGTTCTTCGAAAAATCGAAAATATCATCAATGAAGAGATGGCACTTTGCGGTGCTCAAGAGGTTGATTTGAGTTTTGTTACTCCGGCGGAGTTGTGGCAAGAGAGTGGACGAATCGAGAAGTTCGGCAAAGAGTTACTTCGCTTCCGTGACCGTAAAGAGAACCTTTTCGTCTTAGGGCCGACCCATGAAGAGATGATGGTGAGTATCGTCCGTAATCGTGTGACGAGTTACAAACAACTTCCGTTAAATCTTTATCAAATCAAAACCAAATTTCGTGATGAAGCACGTCCGAGATTCGGTCTTATGCGCGGGCGTGAGTTTGTGATGAAAGATGGGTACAGTTTCCACTCATCAACTGAAGATTTGGATCGTGAGTTCGATGCGATGGAAGGTGCATATAAACGTATTTTAGAACGTTTAGGTCTGGAGTTTCGTATTGTCGAAGCCGATAGCGGTGCTATTGGAGGGACGGGATCAAAAGAGTTGATGGTTCTCGCGGGGAGTGGTGAAGATACTCTCGCCGTATGTGATTCATGTGAATACGGTGCCAATGTCGAAGCGGCGCGTCGTGCCTCTCGTACAGTGATTCCCGAAGCCCCTAAAGCCGATTTTATCCGATTTAAAACGCCAAATATCAAATCGATTGATGATTTGAGCGCTTTTTTCCATGTCGATTCGTACTACACCCTCAAAGCGGTCGTCAAACGGGCGGTTTATACTGAGGGGAGTGAGCTGGTTTGTTTCTTTATGCGCGGATGTGATGAACTCCAAGAGGTCAAGGGACGTAACAGTATCGGAGCAATCGATTTGGTGGATGCTAGCGAAGAGGAGCTTATTGAAATCGGTTTAGTTCCCGGCTTTGTCGGACCGCTCGATCAAGATAAAATCCGTGTGATTATGGATAACGATACCCGTGATGCCACCTCGATGATTTGCGGTGCGAATGAGATGGATTACCATTTCGCCGGTGTTAATCTGTGTGTAATGGCAGAAGCTCATTTTGCTGATCTCGCAAGTGTACAAGAGGGGGATGGTTGTCCTCACTGTTCTGGTAAACTCACCTATACCAAAGGGATTGAAGTAGGGCATATCTTTAAACTTGGGACAGTTTACTCAGCCCCTCTAGGAGCTAATTACCTCGATGAGAACGGTCGTTCTACCCCGTTTATTATGGGGACATACGGGATGGGTGTTAGCCGTCTTGTTGCGGCAGTAATTGAACAACATCATGATGAAAAAGGGTGTATCTGGACTCATGCAACAGCGCCGTATCTTGTCAACGTGATGGTCTCAAATGTCAAAGAAGAGGCTCATGTTGCGTATGCTGAGGAGCTTTATAAAGCGTTGCAAAACAAAGGGATTGAAGTAATATTTGATGATCGTAAAGAGCGTTTTGGATTTAAAATGTCTGATGCTGAGTTGATTGGATTCCCGTTTACGATTATCGTCGGAAAAGAGTTGGATAATGGCTCAGTTCAAATTTTAATCCGTAAAACATCTGAAATTATCACCGTGAATGCTGATGAGGTGATGGCGAAGATTATGGAGCTTGTGGGATGA
- a CDS encoding thioredoxin domain-containing protein: MPKLSATLLLCASLYAATDAEVVSFLKKGIGGNPSISNLQVDINGKQNVSGMNGWQAYFVSIEADLKQGGDNRHINQNGTYFVSGDVIAPELVNLKTGERYNDIMAPGFNNAFYTKANLISGNANAEHKVAVFSDPLCPFCRRFAPEALAYMAKYPKTFAVYYYHFPLAQLHPASVSLCKAAIAAEQNGIDDVTLKMYQVDVNANEKDDQKILDAFNKTFKTKLTLVDLKRPSVLKQFELDQKTVTTMMVNGTPTVFFDGQKDPKKTKYKDVKVQ, translated from the coding sequence ATGCCGAAATTATCAGCGACTCTCCTGCTTTGCGCTAGCCTCTATGCTGCAACCGATGCAGAGGTAGTTTCATTTTTAAAAAAAGGGATTGGAGGCAATCCCAGTATTAGTAATTTACAAGTTGATATTAATGGTAAGCAGAATGTTTCCGGCATGAATGGATGGCAGGCTTATTTCGTCTCTATTGAAGCCGATTTGAAGCAAGGAGGAGATAACCGTCATATCAACCAAAACGGTACCTATTTCGTCAGCGGTGATGTTATTGCGCCGGAATTGGTAAATCTTAAAACAGGCGAACGCTATAATGATATTATGGCACCGGGATTTAACAATGCATTTTATACTAAAGCCAATTTGATCAGCGGTAATGCCAATGCTGAACACAAAGTAGCTGTTTTTTCTGATCCATTGTGTCCGTTTTGTCGCCGTTTTGCTCCTGAAGCACTCGCTTATATGGCAAAATATCCTAAAACATTTGCGGTCTATTATTATCATTTCCCCCTTGCACAGCTCCATCCTGCGTCTGTGAGCCTCTGTAAAGCGGCAATTGCGGCAGAACAAAATGGTATCGATGACGTTACCTTAAAGATGTACCAAGTAGATGTTAATGCCAATGAAAAAGATGATCAAAAAATTCTTGATGCTTTTAATAAGACATTTAAAACAAAACTCACTCTTGTTGATTTGAAACGTCCATCGGTACTTAAACAGTTTGAATTGGATCAAAAAACTGTGACTACGATGATGGTGAATGGCACACCTACCGTTTTCTTTGATGGACAAAAAGATCCTAAAAAAACAAAATATAAAGATGTAAAGGTACAATAA
- a CDS encoding cytochrome C: protein MIKINIFTVALLISAFSTLNAATYKGQKVYIDSCKDCHGGGQAMAGGKNTRTWEKIMDKKGEQLASIHLNSKKAQPSWEYFQDKKFTKDAKHLEDFLTEYSRDSGNVPACN, encoded by the coding sequence ATGATAAAAATAAATATTTTTACAGTAGCGTTGCTGATTTCAGCATTCTCAACGTTGAATGCTGCAACCTATAAAGGGCAAAAAGTTTATATCGACTCATGTAAAGATTGTCACGGCGGTGGTCAAGCCATGGCAGGAGGTAAAAATACTCGCACATGGGAAAAAATTATGGATAAAAAAGGGGAACAGCTTGCCTCTATCCATTTGAATTCCAAAAAAGCGCAACCTTCTTGGGAATATTTTCAAGACAAGAAATTTACTAAAGATGCTAAACATCTTGAAGATTTTTTGACTGAGTATTCAAGAGATAGCGGTAATGTACCTGCTTGTAATTAG
- the hemC gene encoding hydroxymethylbilane synthase: MKKLTIATRGSKLALWQSNHIKSVIESARSDIEVELKIIITSGDKILDVPLAKIGGKGLFLKEIEEALLAGEAQMAVHSLKDVPTVMPEGLLLSAITTREDVRDAMLSQKYPNIASLPQGAVVGTSSLRRRMQLIKERPDLVIKDLRGNVDTRIRKLKEGEFDAIILASAGINRLGFANLVEYFYPISLSEMIPAMGQGALGIETINEPWVLEIAQMLEDHDSRLETTIEREFVDTLQGGCQVPIGVSARVLDDGNVSVRSTLGMPDGSEVMGEEIVVARDNVSGVGEAMARRLIEEGAMELLARAEVMADGHKA, from the coding sequence ATGAAAAAACTCACCATCGCAACACGCGGAAGCAAACTCGCCCTTTGGCAATCGAACCATATAAAATCGGTTATTGAATCAGCACGAAGCGATATCGAGGTTGAACTCAAAATTATCATCACATCCGGAGATAAAATTCTTGATGTCCCTTTGGCAAAAATCGGAGGGAAAGGGTTGTTTCTTAAAGAGATCGAAGAAGCACTGCTCGCAGGAGAAGCACAAATGGCGGTTCATTCGCTCAAAGATGTCCCAACCGTGATGCCAGAGGGGTTACTACTTTCAGCTATTACGACACGTGAAGATGTCCGTGATGCGATGCTCTCTCAAAAATATCCTAATATCGCTTCATTACCTCAGGGTGCGGTTGTGGGGACTTCATCACTGCGTCGCCGTATGCAACTCATCAAAGAGCGTCCTGATTTGGTAATCAAAGATTTACGCGGTAACGTTGATACCCGTATCCGTAAACTCAAAGAGGGGGAATTTGATGCGATCATCCTTGCCTCTGCGGGGATTAACCGTCTTGGATTCGCCAATTTGGTAGAATATTTTTATCCTATTTCTCTCTCTGAAATGATTCCCGCGATGGGGCAGGGTGCATTAGGGATTGAGACGATTAATGAGCCGTGGGTGTTAGAGATTGCTCAGATGCTCGAAGATCATGACAGCCGTTTAGAGACGACGATTGAGCGTGAATTTGTCGATACTCTCCAAGGTGGGTGTCAAGTTCCTATCGGTGTGAGTGCACGTGTTTTAGACGATGGCAATGTTAGTGTCCGCTCAACCCTTGGGATGCCGGATGGGTCTGAAGTGATGGGAGAAGAGATCGTTGTTGCTCGCGATAACGTTAGCGGTGTGGGTGAGGCGATGGCGCGTCGTCTAATAGAAGAAGGTGCGATGGAGTTGTTAGCACGTGCCGAAGTTATGGCAGATGGGCATAAAGCATGA
- a CDS encoding FxsA family protein, with product MIYFLLYFVSEVFITTEVASRLGGLMMLAEIVFSAFIGMVILFNFRTTLIVNIMELRERRLDANSFYQRNLLGLLSAILLILPGILTDFMGVLIQFSLLSTLIVNRFKPKYPEYNSQTQPKDDNVIDAEIISDSPALR from the coding sequence ATGATCTATTTTTTGCTCTACTTTGTTAGTGAAGTTTTTATAACCACTGAGGTGGCTTCACGACTTGGTGGATTGATGATGTTGGCTGAAATCGTTTTTAGCGCATTTATCGGAATGGTTATTTTATTTAATTTTCGTACGACGCTTATCGTCAATATTATGGAATTACGAGAGCGTCGTCTTGACGCAAACAGTTTTTATCAACGCAATCTTTTAGGGTTGCTTTCCGCAATTCTTTTGATTTTACCGGGGATTTTAACCGATTTTATGGGTGTTTTGATACAATTCTCTCTTTTAAGTACACTAATCGTTAACCGTTTTAAGCCAAAATATCCCGAATACAATTCACAAACTCAACCAAAGGATGACAATGTTATTGATGCCGAAATTATCAGCGACTCTCCTGCTTTGCGCTAG
- a CDS encoding menaquinone biosynthesis decarboxylase, giving the protein MTLAKTLELLKSHNELRVIDTPLDIHLEIPHLAYAEVKKTDGGKALLFTHPIDSKNGKSFTAPVIMNLFGSYKRTELLFGRDVEGVATEIEKLLHMKPPQGFKEKMGMLSDLFAMKEIFPKKLKTRGACQEVIIQGDDINLYDLPILTTWEEDGGPFITMGQVYTQSLDGNIVNLGMYRLQVYDKNHLGMHWQIHKDSSHFFDQYQRAGKKMPVSIGIGGDPLYTWCATAPLPYGVNELLLYGLIKKETVKLVQSITTPLYIPHDVDYVIEGWVDPEKMVLEGPFGDHTGYYTLAEHYPALEVSAITHTKKPHYLATVVGKPPLEDKYMGWATERIFLPLLKTNAADLIDYHMPENGVFHNLILAKMKPLYKGHSKQFMHLFWGSGQMSFVKHALFFGEDAPKLTNYEALATFALNRFIPKCLFISEGISDALDHSSPESLVGGKLGVDFTASYVLKKPEMIDSEELLNRIRPLIPEIQGVTQYMRHTANPITVISVKKNRSFGKTAMMLTPLESLLRIVVIVDEEDNDINNPYMLLWRVANNIDALRDICIQGSLVSIDGTTKGSVDGFEREWPGDVLCTQTVVQKLKELSLWDLELSFEKKYQL; this is encoded by the coding sequence ATGACCCTCGCAAAAACGTTAGAGCTTTTAAAATCGCATAATGAATTGCGTGTTATTGATACGCCATTGGATATCCATTTGGAAATTCCCCATTTAGCGTATGCAGAAGTAAAAAAAACAGATGGGGGAAAAGCATTACTCTTTACCCACCCAATCGATAGCAAAAATGGAAAAAGTTTTACCGCTCCTGTCATTATGAATCTTTTTGGCTCGTATAAACGGACGGAACTTTTGTTTGGCCGTGATGTGGAGGGGGTTGCAACTGAGATTGAAAAACTGCTCCACATGAAACCGCCTCAAGGCTTTAAAGAAAAAATGGGGATGTTGAGCGATCTTTTCGCAATGAAAGAGATTTTCCCAAAAAAACTCAAAACTCGCGGGGCATGTCAAGAGGTAATCATTCAAGGAGATGATATTAATCTCTATGATTTACCGATTTTGACGACGTGGGAAGAGGACGGTGGTCCTTTTATTACGATGGGGCAGGTCTATACCCAAAGTTTGGATGGGAATATCGTTAATCTCGGGATGTATCGTCTCCAAGTCTATGATAAAAACCATTTGGGGATGCACTGGCAGATTCATAAAGACTCTTCTCACTTTTTTGATCAGTATCAACGTGCCGGTAAAAAAATGCCGGTCTCTATCGGTATCGGCGGTGATCCTCTCTATACATGGTGTGCGACGGCTCCATTGCCGTATGGGGTAAATGAGCTTCTTTTGTACGGTTTGATTAAAAAAGAGACGGTCAAATTGGTGCAATCAATCACAACACCGCTCTACATTCCGCACGATGTTGATTATGTGATTGAGGGGTGGGTTGATCCGGAAAAAATGGTTTTAGAAGGCCCTTTTGGAGATCATACCGGTTACTATACGCTGGCAGAACACTATCCAGCACTAGAAGTAAGTGCCATTACCCATACAAAAAAACCTCATTATTTGGCAACCGTTGTGGGGAAACCCCCGTTGGAAGACAAATACATGGGTTGGGCGACGGAACGGATTTTCTTACCACTTTTGAAAACCAATGCAGCCGATCTTATAGATTATCATATGCCGGAAAACGGTGTTTTTCATAATCTTATTTTGGCAAAAATGAAACCGTTGTACAAAGGGCACAGTAAACAATTTATGCACCTTTTTTGGGGTTCAGGGCAGATGAGTTTTGTCAAACACGCCCTTTTCTTTGGAGAAGATGCTCCAAAGCTCACCAATTACGAAGCATTAGCAACGTTTGCACTTAATCGCTTTATCCCAAAATGTCTCTTTATCTCCGAGGGGATTAGTGATGCATTGGATCATTCGAGCCCTGAGAGTTTGGTAGGGGGAAAATTGGGTGTTGATTTTACCGCTTCGTATGTTCTTAAAAAGCCTGAGATGATTGATAGTGAAGAGTTATTAAATCGAATTCGACCATTGATTCCTGAAATTCAAGGGGTGACTCAGTATATGCGTCATACCGCTAATCCGATTACGGTAATTAGTGTAAAGAAAAATCGTTCGTTTGGAAAAACAGCAATGATGTTGACTCCATTAGAATCTCTTTTGCGTATTGTTGTTATTGTTGATGAAGAGGATAATGATATCAACAACCCCTATATGCTGTTGTGGCGGGTAGCCAACAACATTGATGCACTTAGAGATATCTGTATTCAAGGATCATTAGTTTCTATTGATGGGACAACTAAGGGTTCCGTTGATGGTTTTGAGCGTGAATGGCCTGGAGATGTTTTATGTACTCAAACGGTTGTGCAAAAATTAAAAGAGTTGTCTCTTTGGGATTTAGAGTTAAGTTTTGAGAAAAAATATCAACTTTAA